The DNA segment TTTGCCTTGATTGAGTGGGTTGCATATGTGGTGCACATGGCACCATTAGCTTTGCTGCGGAAACAGCTACTTTATTGAGTAATAAATAGAAGGCCAGTTGGAGAGTCCTCTACTTCTGCCGTCTGGCCACAAATTgcagcaatatggaagatggctCCCATATGTTTACTATGGTTCATCTGGAGGGAATGGAATAACAGAAGCTTTGATGATTTCTAGCGGACCACAGATGAAAGCAAAAACTCTTTCTTTAACACCTTGTTCCTTTGGGCGCAAGCGATAGATTTTAATGGACTTAATGTTCATGCTTCAAACTTCTAGCTTGGTTGATTACTTCTCATGAAAATATGGAAGGGCTGTTGTGTGCTTGTCAAATACAAATGGAAAAGCCCCATGCTCTAGGGTTGAGCTCTTAACTACTTTCTCATATTTTCTCCCTCTAGCCATGAACACCGCATACCATTTTGATGAACCATTAATCCCCGTAGCTTATCTGGAAACAACATATGGCAAGCATATTATTCACCAGCAAAACCTTAAAGAATCCTTAACAATTGTCCGTAAGAAAGGGGCTACTATTAAGTGTATCCCCTAAGGAAAGTGGCTCGTAGGAATTCATAGGGAAACTAATTCAATCCATTTCTGCTATTAAGTTACCTGTCCTTTTCACTATAAATATGATCTACTTCATTGTAGACACAAGCAAAGTTAATGTATTTGTTTGCATACTGCTCTTCTTGCTCTCAAGCAAAGGTTTGCATGCTTAATTAGAAAAATGACCTCAACTTTACCATTCTATGAGTCCTTGCCTTTTTTAGCTTTCCTAGGTTATTTACAGATGAATCCCTGGCCTTTATGTCATTCTACAGAACCAAATATGTAATCAATTGACCTTATATTTAACTGTTAATAATTGACAGTTCCGTGCGACATGTAAAGATGGTACAGATGAATGACCGTCATTGATCATAGTAGAATTGTCATTGTAAATTCATATcgattatttttaaatgtcACCTTGTCCATCATTTAATTCTCTCTCCagttgaaagattttttttctgGTTGAACAGATATGGATACCAAagtcaaacaaatgatcaagcTTATTGAAGAAGATGCAGATTCTTTTGCAAGGAGGGCAGAGATGTATTATAAGAAACGACCGGAGCTTATGAAGTTAGTCGAAGAGTTTTACCGAGCATACCGTGCATTGGCTGAAAGATATGATCATGCAACCGGAGTGCTACACCAGGCTCATAAGAGTATGGCAGAAGCATTTCCGAACCAAGTTCCATTGGTACTTGCTGAGGACTCACCAGCAGGTTCTTCTGCTAACGAGACTGATCCTCAAACACCTGAGATACCCCCTCGTCGTGTAATTTTTGACCCAGGCGAGCTTAAAAAAGATGCTTTGGGACTTTCTTCATCTCATTTCCATGCTTTCAAGAGGAATGGAGATTTTACTGAAGAACCTGATACTGTAACAAGCAGAAAGGGTTCAAAACAGCTTGATGAGTCATTTGAGTCTGGAGAAGCTGTGAGTCGAGCAAATTATTCAGAAGGGAAGGCAAGAAAAGGCCTTAATTTTCATGATGCAGAGGAGAAAGAACAAAGTGTGCAAAACAATGGGAGTGATCATATAAAGGCTCAAATTCTTTCCGAGTCTGAGCAAATGGGTAAAGCTGAGACAGTAATTTTGTCCTTAAAGAAAACTCTTGCTAAATTAGAATCTGAAAAGGAGGCTGGTCTACTTGAGTATCAACAGAGTCTAGAGAGATTATCTGCTTTAGAATCAGAAGTCTCTCGTGCGCAAGAGGAATCCAGGGGATTTTGTCAGCGAGCCAGTCAAGCAGAGGCTGAAGTTCAGACTTTGAAGGAAGCCCTTGCCAAATTAGAGTTACAAAGGGAAGCTAGTCTTCTTCAGTACCAGCAGTGTATAGATAGGATATATAACTTGGAGGTTGAAGTCTCTCGAGCCCAAAAGGATGCTGGAGAACTTGATAAGCGAGTTAGTAAAGCTGAAGCTGAAGCTAAAACTATAAAGCAAGAACTTGTTAGAGTAGAAGGTGAGAAAGAAGCTGCCCTTGCTCAATACAAACAGTGTTCGAACATGATATCGAACTTGGAGGAGAAATTACTGCACGCAGAAGAGAATGCCAGAAGGATTAATGAAAGAGCCAATAAATCTCAAACTGAAGTGGAGACCCTGAGGCAAGAACTTGCCAGATTAACTGAAGAGAAGGAAGCTGCTGCCCTCCGGTACCAGCAATGCTTGGAGACTATCACAAATCTGGAGCATAAAATCTCTAATTCACAGGAAGAGGCTCAGAGGCTAACTTGTGAGATAGATGATGGAGTTGCAAAGTTCAAGGCTGCTGAAGAAAGGTGTCTTCTGTTAGAGAAATCAAATCAGACTCTGCAGTCTGAGTTGGAGTCTTTGGTGGAGAAGATGGGGTCTCAAACTGAAGAACTTACGGAGAAGAGGAAAGAATTGGGTAGACTTTGGACTTGCATACAGGAAGAATGTTTGAGATTTGTGGAGGCTGAAACTGCTTTCCAAACTCTGCAGCATTTACATTCTCAATCTCAGGAAGAACTGAGATCTCTGGCTGCAGAACTTCAAAATAGGGCTGAAATTCTGAAGGACATGGAAACTTGTAATCAGGGTTTGGAGGATGAAGTCCGGAGGGTCAAGGAGGAGAACAAGAGCCTGAATGAACTCAATTTGTCTTCAGCTGTGTCAATTAAAAATTTGCAAGATGAAATCATAAGTTTGAGAGAGACTATAGGTAAACTTGAAGATGATGTTGAACTTCGAGTGGACCAAAGAAATGCTCTTCAGCAAGAAATATACTGTCTGAAAGAGGAACTGAATGAGTTGAACAAGAAACACTGGGCTGTGCTGGAACAGGTGGAGTCGGTAGGCTATGATCCAGAATACTTTGAACCATCTGTGAAGGAATTACAGGATGAGAACTCAAAACTAAAAGAGATATATAAGGCAGATAGAAGTGAAAAAGTTGCACTGTTGGAAAAGTTGGGAATTATGGAGAAACTTAAAGAGAAAAATGCCGTTTTGGAGAATTCTCACTTAGATTTGAATGTTGAGCTACAGGGGGTTGGAGAGCAAGTAAAAGCGTTGGAAGAATCCTGTGAATCACTTTTGGGAGAGAAATCCACTCTTGTAGCTGAGAAGGCCAACCTTATTTCTCAGTTACAGATTGCAACTGTAAATTTGGAAAAACTCTCAGAGAAAAACAACTTTCTGGAGAATTCCCTTTCTGATGCAAGTGCTGAACTCGAAGTATTAAGGGTGAAATTCAAGAGCTTAGAAGACTCGTGCCTGTTGCTTGATAATGAGAAGTCTGGCCTGATCACCGAGCGTGAAAACTTAGTTTCTCAGTTGGAAATCACTAAGCTAAGATTAGAAGATCTAGAGAATAGATTCACAGAACTGGAATACAAGCACACAGTTCttgagaatgagagagaatCTGCACTTCATAAAGTAGAGGAACTGCAGGCTTCCTTAGATACTGCACAGCAAGAGCATGCCAGCCTTTCAAGGTTAAGTGAGACCTGGTTGGCTGGCATGGAATTACAGATCCATGTTCTAGAAGAAGAAAGCCAGTGCAGGAAGAAAGAATATGAAGAGGAGCTAGACAAAGCTGTCAGTGCTCAGATTGAAATCTTCATCTTGCAGAGAAGTGTACATGATCTTGAAAAAGAAACCATTTCTATATTGATAGAGTGCCAAAATCTCTTGGAGACATCCAGACTATCAGAGAAACTGATTTCTGAACTAGAGCATGACATTCTTGAACAACAGATGGAAGTAAAATCCTTGTTTGGGCAAATTAAAAAACTAAGAATGGGGCTATATCGAGTTTTAAAAACTCTTGACATTGACGCGGACCATCACTTTGATGATAATATTAACCCCGATGAAGTGCTTCTGAGCCACATAGTGTCCAAGCTTCAAGAGATGCAAGGTTCTTTCTTCAGGAGTTGTGATGAAAATCAGCAGCTGCTGATTGAAAAGTCAGTTCTTGTCACACTGTTGGAGCAACTGAAAGCAGATGCAATACATCTTGTGACAGAAAGGGACACCCTTGCTTGGGAGATCAGGATTCAGTCTGACCAGTTATCTTTGTTGCAGATAGAGATTCAAAAGATTTTGGGAATGAATGAAGAATTTAGGTTGAAAGTGATGGAGGGGGATCACGGAAAGGAGGTATTGAAAACTGAAATAGAGAATCTGCGTGGGCAGTCGTTGGACTTGCAAAGAGCGAACCACAACTTACAGGAAGATAATTTAAAGTTGCTTGAAGACAAAAGATCCTTGATTAAGGAGGCATTTGAATTGGTAGATGAAAAACGTAACCTAGATGAAGCAAACTGGGTCTTATATGGTGACATAATGTCAGAGAGCAACCTTTCTCTGATTTTTAGTAATATcatctttgaaaaaattgtggaaCTGAAAAAGCTCACTGAAGAATTGGATAAACTTCATTCTATGAATAATGACCTTGAAGGGAAAGTAAGGTTAATGGAAGGGAAATTAGAAGATGATAAGTTCAAATACAAGGAGTCATTGAATAAGTCAGAGAATGAGC comes from the Carya illinoinensis cultivar Pawnee chromosome 8, C.illinoinensisPawnee_v1, whole genome shotgun sequence genome and includes:
- the LOC122318354 gene encoding protein NETWORKED 1D-like, yielding MATLLHADSKRKYSWWWDSHISPKNSKWLQENLTDMDTKVKQMIKLIEEDADSFARRAEMYYKKRPELMKLVEEFYRAYRALAERYDHATGVLHQAHKSMAEAFPNQVPLVLAEDSPAGSSANETDPQTPEIPPRRVIFDPGELKKDALGLSSSHFHAFKRNGDFTEEPDTVTSRKGSKQLDESFESGEAVSRANYSEGKARKGLNFHDAEEKEQSVQNNGSDHIKAQILSESEQMGKAETVILSLKKTLAKLESEKEAGLLEYQQSLERLSALESEVSRAQEESRGFCQRASQAEAEVQTLKEALAKLELQREASLLQYQQCIDRIYNLEVEVSRAQKDAGELDKRVSKAEAEAKTIKQELVRVEGEKEAALAQYKQCSNMISNLEEKLLHAEENARRINERANKSQTEVETLRQELARLTEEKEAAALRYQQCLETITNLEHKISNSQEEAQRLTCEIDDGVAKFKAAEERCLLLEKSNQTLQSELESLVEKMGSQTEELTEKRKELGRLWTCIQEECLRFVEAETAFQTLQHLHSQSQEELRSLAAELQNRAEILKDMETCNQGLEDEVRRVKEENKSLNELNLSSAVSIKNLQDEIISLRETIGKLEDDVELRVDQRNALQQEIYCLKEELNELNKKHWAVLEQVESVGYDPEYFEPSVKELQDENSKLKEIYKADRSEKVALLEKLGIMEKLKEKNAVLENSHLDLNVELQGVGEQVKALEESCESLLGEKSTLVAEKANLISQLQIATVNLEKLSEKNNFLENSLSDASAELEVLRVKFKSLEDSCLLLDNEKSGLITERENLVSQLEITKLRLEDLENRFTELEYKHTVLENERESALHKVEELQASLDTAQQEHASLSRLSETWLAGMELQIHVLEEESQCRKKEYEEELDKAVSAQIEIFILQRSVHDLEKETISILIECQNLLETSRLSEKLISELEHDILEQQMEVKSLFGQIKKLRMGLYRVLKTLDIDADHHFDDNINPDEVLLSHIVSKLQEMQGSFFRSCDENQQLLIEKSVLVTLLEQLKADAIHLVTERDTLAWEIRIQSDQLSLLQIEIQKILGMNEEFRLKVMEGDHGKEVLKTEIENLRGQSLDLQRANHNLQEDNLKLLEDKRSLIKEAFELVDEKRNLDEANWVLYGDIMSESNLSLIFSNIIFEKIVELKKLTEELDKLHSMNNDLEGKVRLMEGKLEDDKFKYKESLNKSENELVLLESISNQLRFEVANGKDLISRKESELLEAELMFSAITNEKIELHKLVVDLKNKYEEGQVILKDQEKQILKLSAENDHQSQDMGYLREVNLKLESDLCRLHEEIREAKTREESLSSELQKGGDEIALWETQAATSFAELQISSVWEVLFEGRIQELTIACESLEKMSISKDIKIELLKERVSSLEGENGGLHAQLAAYTPAVISVKDCISSLEKRTLSNHRLHAAQTEKAKDAHLVTHPHTSYQPMYGDRITMVPDGFLDLQDLQRRMKSIEKAVVEMERHAMLEHLNANAKLEAAMREIEELKLQSRLCEENVQISKHVTLHLAEEELGDGHGNELKMGMRTRKVSEARNEALTKDIMLDQSSECSPFGISRREIVEADRMIELWETTDQDCSIDQRIGKAQKAAKTLAHNQNQPFKRKSSRATSDSFLEKELAVDKLEIAGRLAEPRQEGNKRKILERLDSDAQKLANLQITVEDLKRKVGNTEKSRKGGKVIEYGPVVGQLDEAEESITKLFDVNRKLVKTVENGSRSFSGVSATDSDESVNVRRRRISEQARRGSEKIGRLQLEVQKIQFLLLKLDDEKEIRRKTRITERKPRVVLQDYLYGGGSRTKQKRKKAPFCACVRPPTRGD